A part of Candidatus Diapherotrites archaeon genomic DNA contains:
- a CDS encoding ATPase, T2SS/T4P/T4SS family — protein MKEKTLESYQTETDNVLVEVNVIEREDAYVRLYYLNFPDVGAGTKALMQNLKMSIIADASIKAERMMDPKFIKALKEKFNSRAEAVLGKEVPDMDSNTKAILICLLLQEMLGLGKIEFLLNDANLEEIVINCSSEPVWVYHKKWGWLKTNVILQSEEEIQNYASIIARRIGKQITILSPLLDAHLITGDRANATLFPISSKGNTITIRRFKRDPWTIVDFIETKTATPETLALLWMAIEYELNIIFSGGTGSGKTTAINVCMPFIQPNNRIISIEDTRELTLAKHMHWVPLTTREPNVEGKGAVQMLDLLVNSLRMRPDRIIVGEIRREREAEVMFEAMHTGHSVYTTVHANTADETIRRLINPPINIPTTMMDAVHLNVVMFRNRRTGVRRILQIAEFIAEQRGAEQETVKANVLYRWRATGDTIGRHSESIRLFDELSLHTGLTIEEINQELSVKQKIIEWIIKQKIRGIESIGKLMAEYYMDKDKIISLMEKNKKPEFGEIIE, from the coding sequence ATGAAGGAAAAAACTCTTGAATCATACCAGACTGAAACAGACAATGTGCTGGTTGAAGTGAACGTAATAGAAAGAGAAGACGCTTATGTAAGGCTCTATTACTTGAATTTCCCTGATGTGGGTGCAGGAACTAAGGCATTAATGCAGAACCTGAAGATGAGCATTATTGCTGATGCCTCAATCAAGGCAGAAAGGATGATGGACCCAAAATTCATTAAAGCACTCAAGGAAAAATTTAACAGCAGGGCTGAAGCAGTCCTGGGAAAAGAGGTTCCGGACATGGACTCAAACACAAAGGCAATACTAATCTGCCTTTTACTGCAGGAAATGCTTGGGCTAGGGAAAATTGAATTCCTGCTCAATGACGCGAATCTGGAGGAAATAGTAATCAACTGCTCTAGTGAACCAGTCTGGGTATACCACAAGAAATGGGGCTGGCTCAAAACAAATGTTATACTTCAGTCAGAAGAAGAAATACAGAACTATGCAAGCATTATAGCAAGGAGGATAGGAAAACAGATAACAATTTTAAGCCCGTTACTGGACGCGCACTTGATAACAGGGGACAGGGCTAATGCAACCTTATTCCCCATTTCAAGCAAGGGAAACACTATAACAATAAGAAGATTCAAGAGAGACCCTTGGACTATTGTGGACTTCATTGAAACAAAGACTGCAACGCCTGAAACACTTGCCTTGCTCTGGATGGCCATTGAGTACGAATTGAATATCATATTCAGTGGAGGCACTGGTTCAGGAAAAACAACTGCAATAAATGTCTGCATGCCGTTCATCCAGCCCAACAACAGGATAATAAGCATTGAAGACACAAGAGAACTCACGCTCGCAAAGCACATGCACTGGGTTCCATTAACTACAAGAGAGCCAAATGTGGAGGGAAAAGGCGCAGTGCAAATGCTGGACCTCCTAGTCAATTCCTTGAGAATGAGGCCTGACAGGATAATTGTAGGGGAAATAAGAAGGGAGAGAGAGGCGGAAGTAATGTTTGAAGCAATGCATACTGGTCACAGCGTTTACACTACAGTCCATGCCAATACAGCAGACGAAACAATAAGAAGACTGATCAACCCCCCAATCAATATCCCAACCACAATGATGGATGCAGTGCACTTGAATGTAGTAATGTTCAGGAATAGAAGAACTGGGGTCAGAAGAATCCTCCAGATAGCTGAATTCATTGCAGAGCAGAGGGGCGCAGAACAGGAGACAGTGAAAGCAAACGTGCTTTACAGGTGGAGGGCAACAGGAGACACCATTGGAAGACACTCTGAAAGCATAAGGCTTTTCGATGAATTAAGCCTGCACACGGGCCTAACAATAGAGGAAATAAACCAGGAGCTTTCAGTAAAACAGAAGATAATTGAATGGATAATAAAACAGAAGATAAGGGGAATTGAAAGCATAGGAAAACTAATGGCAGAATACTACATGGACAAGGACAAAATAATCAGCTTAATGGAAAAAAACAAAAAGCCCGAGTTTGGTGAAATAATTGAATGA
- a CDS encoding type II secretion system F family protein: MNEKKREMIPFSFLPPKTLRGIARHFFRQGLFISKSFPYLKTDLKQAEMDFGDEEYGAIALILSVVYFLVISIIVFFVAQKFSPENALVLSITAGGIVGFMVLMQVIMYPKMAVKKKVREIERNLVFSLRTMLVQIKSGVTLFDSMNMIAEGNYGQLSKEFKKAVDEINTGSLEEDALEKIAENNPSPFFRRSIWQIVNGMKAGADVSNLMNELVSTMIKEETIQIRKYGNDLKMLSLMYMMIGVIVPALGLTLLIVLSSFPQIQFGEILFWGLLGFVALGQFMFLGIIKSKRPNLVE, encoded by the coding sequence TTGAATGAAAAGAAAAGGGAAATGATTCCATTCAGCTTCCTTCCCCCAAAAACGCTCAGGGGCATTGCAAGGCATTTCTTCAGGCAAGGCCTGTTCATATCAAAATCCTTCCCTTACCTGAAAACAGACTTGAAGCAAGCTGAAATGGATTTCGGAGACGAAGAGTACGGCGCAATAGCATTAATTCTATCAGTAGTTTATTTTTTGGTTATAAGCATAATTGTTTTTTTTGTAGCACAAAAATTCTCTCCAGAGAACGCGCTTGTATTAAGCATTACCGCAGGAGGCATTGTAGGATTCATGGTATTAATGCAAGTAATAATGTACCCGAAAATGGCAGTAAAAAAAAAAGTAAGGGAAATTGAAAGAAACCTTGTTTTCTCATTGCGCACAATGCTAGTGCAAATAAAATCAGGCGTAACATTATTTGACTCAATGAACATGATAGCAGAAGGAAATTACGGGCAACTATCAAAGGAATTCAAGAAAGCAGTAGACGAAATAAACACAGGGTCATTGGAAGAAGATGCCCTGGAAAAAATTGCAGAAAACAATCCAAGCCCTTTCTTCAGGAGGAGCATCTGGCAGATAGTGAACGGAATGAAGGCAGGCGCAGACGTAAGCAATTTAATGAACGAATTAGTTTCAACAATGATTAAAGAAGAAACAATCCAGATAAGGAAGTACGGGAATGACTTAAAAATGCTCTCGTTAATGTACATGATGATTGGAGTAATAGTGCCTGCACTAGGCCTTACCCTGTTAATAGTGCTATCATCCTTCCCGCAAATACAATTCGGAGAAATATTATTCTGGGGCCTGCTAGGATTTGTTGCATTAGGGCAGTTCATGTTTTTAGGCATAATAAAATCAAAGAGGCCAAACTTGGTTGAATGA
- a CDS encoding type II secretion system F family protein, whose product MYQRIAAILPKSITEKFKQELEYLGIDINERKFVGFLVVFSLALSLGIAVNLYLFFQIPFIISFVFFALLFFGGVYAWLSIMSESKGRYVEKILPDALQMIASNIKSGLTTERALLVSARPEFGPLETELKEVSKRIAAGERIEVALMQLPKKIRSKILERTVWLISKGIGAGGQIADLLLKLSDDLREENSLQEETKANVSIYIILILFASAVGAPLLFGVSSFIVQVLYKQISTVPSVSPELLQQGGGSAATPIISSFLVGNRNPIKPDFAVMIVSIILVVGSVFASMTIGVINTGKEKGGFKYILPFILISFAIFFAVRIMLASVFGQLV is encoded by the coding sequence ATGTACCAGAGAATAGCAGCAATCCTGCCGAAAAGCATTACAGAAAAATTCAAGCAGGAGTTGGAGTATTTAGGCATTGACATCAATGAAAGAAAATTTGTTGGCTTCCTTGTGGTCTTCAGCCTTGCATTAAGCTTGGGCATAGCAGTAAACCTTTACTTATTCTTCCAGATTCCATTTATAATATCATTTGTGTTTTTTGCACTGCTCTTCTTTGGGGGGGTTTACGCCTGGCTCAGCATAATGAGCGAAAGCAAGGGAAGGTACGTTGAAAAAATTCTTCCTGATGCCCTTCAAATGATTGCCTCAAACATAAAGTCAGGCCTTACAACAGAAAGGGCACTGCTTGTTTCAGCAAGACCTGAGTTTGGGCCATTAGAAACAGAATTAAAGGAGGTAAGCAAAAGGATTGCAGCAGGCGAAAGAATTGAGGTAGCATTAATGCAGCTGCCAAAAAAGATAAGGTCAAAGATACTAGAGAGGACAGTGTGGCTTATCTCTAAAGGGATAGGGGCAGGAGGACAGATTGCTGATTTGCTCCTGAAGCTGTCAGATGACTTAAGGGAGGAGAACAGCCTGCAGGAGGAAACAAAAGCAAATGTCTCCATATACATAATTTTGATATTGTTTGCTTCGGCTGTTGGAGCGCCATTGCTCTTTGGCGTATCAAGCTTTATTGTCCAAGTGCTCTACAAGCAGATTTCAACTGTTCCCTCAGTCAGCCCTGAACTGCTCCAGCAGGGAGGAGGCTCTGCTGCAACCCCAATAATAAGTTCCTTCCTTGTTGGGAATAGGAATCCAATAAAGCCAGATTTTGCAGTAATGATTGTTTCAATAATACTGGTTGTAGGATCAGTTTTTGCTTCAATGACAATAGGCGTAATCAATACAGGTAAAGAGAAAGGCGGCTTCAAGTACATACTTCCATTCATCCTTATCTCTTTTGCGATATTCTTTGCTGTAAGAATCATGCTTGCAAGCGTCTTCGGGCAATTAGTCTAA
- a CDS encoding ATPase domain-containing protein, with product MAERSMIRTRTGIPGLDELMDGGIPRGNLVVLAGDPGSGKTCFCLSYLYHGALDYNEPGIYISLEESVEEIARDGVQFGWDIKKLIQERKLIVETVELYDFDKLKNLIEDSIQVIQAKRLVIDPGVIFRLYFDRELDARKRIMSLGKMLKMIDCTTIITNEINLDKTRSLFGLEEYVADGVILLYHSKIENRFVRSIGILKMRGTRISEKLHPIIINSEGIKVLSKQELFEEF from the coding sequence ATGGCTGAAAGATCCATGATTAGAACGCGCACTGGCATTCCGGGCTTGGACGAATTAATGGATGGAGGCATCCCGAGAGGAAACCTTGTTGTGCTGGCTGGCGACCCTGGGTCGGGCAAAACGTGCTTCTGCCTTTCCTATTTATACCATGGGGCATTAGACTATAATGAGCCAGGCATTTACATAAGCTTGGAGGAATCAGTGGAAGAAATAGCAAGGGACGGAGTGCAGTTCGGGTGGGACATAAAGAAACTAATACAAGAAAGGAAACTCATAGTGGAAACAGTGGAATTGTATGATTTTGATAAATTAAAGAACTTGATTGAAGATTCAATCCAAGTAATTCAAGCTAAAAGGCTTGTCATAGACCCTGGGGTAATCTTCAGGCTCTACTTTGACAGAGAGCTGGATGCAAGGAAAAGAATAATGAGTTTAGGGAAAATGCTGAAAATGATTGACTGCACCACAATAATAACAAACGAAATTAATTTGGACAAGACCAGGAGTTTATTCGGATTAGAGGAATACGTTGCAGACGGGGTGATCCTTTTATACCACAGCAAGATAGAGAACAGGTTTGTGAGAAGTATAGGCATATTGAAAATGCGTGGGACAAGAATTTCGGAAAAGCTACACCCAATAATTATAAATAGTGAAGGAATAAAAGTATTATCAAAACAGGAATTATTCGAAGAATTCTGA
- a CDS encoding amylo-alpha-1,6-glucosidase — MKAIIKEKELGKHYYILSGGKGFLQRYCDSGFKSKWTGLWENDLKIIEYFAFKAIEEEREEWLGEKNCKKIEYNGAKAVHYFELENGEKIKQSLLMPEHSSALQIEMESEREREYEFEVAVNIRKREENFTERKYEVKKIGNTVEVGNELGKARIETANCSMDFLPQESYKTHNPGGEKESCFIPGKIKINGSKFYITMFCGRENQAIESFEEELKIKEALYEKTVNGLIESDNEALVKGFNWGVLGLKLLENNDLYYAGYPWFLQYWGRDLLWSIPAFLELGYFEKAKTILRTLAGKAAEGRIPNFLAAGEESFNSIDASLLYLISLEKYVQFSGDKNFIAENSATFLRALNFVRKQDFDKDLFIEHDFKENETWMDSYNRKDKGIEIQSLYIKALEASAKLLHFTGSHALHKELEKETKELRKLLEEKFFVPERRFYADRIIAGQRDSVKTSNVLVPLMLGQLKHREIIKEFESESFSCKKGIRTRARGEMDYAPNAYHKGQAWSLTTAWMSMAEFTQGNAGKGWNYAKILIEDLEEDCIGGIGESWNSESFKLEGCGMQLWAHSLLTQIIDEFLLGIKVDAAKKMVLIKPQFPEGMNYIKRWKRIGREWTEIEIKKTRKEDYLVKGSNKKIKAKLIEG, encoded by the coding sequence ATGAAAGCAATAATAAAAGAAAAAGAACTGGGAAAGCATTACTACATTCTTTCAGGAGGAAAAGGATTCTTGCAAAGGTATTGCGATTCAGGATTCAAGAGCAAGTGGACGGGGCTGTGGGAAAACGACCTGAAAATAATAGAATACTTTGCATTCAAGGCAATTGAAGAAGAAAGAGAGGAATGGCTTGGAGAAAAGAACTGCAAGAAAATTGAATACAACGGAGCAAAAGCAGTGCATTACTTTGAATTAGAGAATGGAGAAAAAATAAAGCAAAGCCTTCTTATGCCAGAGCACTCAAGCGCTCTCCAGATTGAAATGGAAAGCGAGAGAGAAAGAGAGTACGAATTTGAGGTGGCTGTAAATATAAGAAAAAGAGAGGAGAACTTCACTGAAAGGAAATACGAGGTAAAAAAGATTGGAAATACTGTGGAAGTAGGAAACGAGTTAGGGAAAGCCAGAATTGAAACAGCAAACTGCTCAATGGACTTTCTGCCGCAGGAATCCTATAAGACTCACAATCCTGGCGGAGAAAAAGAATCATGCTTTATTCCGGGAAAAATAAAAATAAACGGAAGCAAATTCTACATAACTATGTTTTGTGGCAGAGAAAATCAAGCAATAGAATCCTTTGAAGAGGAACTGAAAATAAAGGAAGCATTGTACGAGAAAACAGTTAATGGATTGATTGAATCAGACAATGAGGCTTTGGTTAAAGGATTCAATTGGGGCGTTTTAGGCCTGAAACTGCTTGAAAACAATGACTTGTATTATGCCGGCTACCCGTGGTTCCTGCAGTACTGGGGTAGAGACCTTTTATGGAGCATTCCTGCATTCCTTGAATTAGGATACTTCGAGAAAGCCAAAACAATACTAAGAACTCTTGCAGGGAAAGCAGCAGAAGGAAGAATCCCTAATTTCTTGGCTGCAGGAGAAGAAAGCTTTAATTCAATTGATGCCTCCCTGCTTTACTTGATTTCATTAGAAAAATATGTTCAGTTTTCTGGAGACAAAAACTTTATTGCAGAAAACTCTGCTACGTTTTTGAGGGCCTTAAATTTTGTGAGAAAACAGGACTTCGACAAGGATTTGTTTATAGAACATGATTTCAAGGAGAACGAGACATGGATGGATTCATACAACAGGAAAGACAAGGGAATAGAAATTCAAAGCCTTTACATTAAAGCATTAGAGGCATCAGCAAAACTGCTGCACTTCACAGGATCTCATGCACTCCACAAAGAATTAGAGAAAGAAACAAAGGAATTAAGGAAATTGTTGGAAGAAAAGTTTTTTGTTCCTGAAAGAAGGTTTTATGCTGACAGGATAATTGCAGGGCAAAGGGATTCAGTGAAAACATCAAATGTACTTGTGCCCTTAATGTTAGGGCAATTAAAGCACAGGGAAATAATAAAAGAATTTGAGTCAGAGAGTTTCTCCTGCAAGAAAGGCATAAGGACAAGGGCAAGAGGGGAAATGGATTATGCGCCCAATGCTTACCATAAAGGCCAGGCCTGGAGCCTGACAACAGCCTGGATGAGCATGGCGGAATTCACTCAAGGCAATGCAGGGAAAGGCTGGAATTACGCAAAAATACTGATTGAAGACTTGGAGGAAGACTGCATTGGGGGAATCGGAGAAAGCTGGAATTCCGAGAGCTTTAAACTTGAAGGCTGCGGAATGCAGTTATGGGCTCACTCATTATTAACTCAAATAATAGATGAATTCCTTTTGGGAATCAAAGTGGATGCAGCCAAAAAGATGGTTTTAATTAAACCGCAATTCCCTGAAGGAATGAATTACATAAAAAGATGGAAGAGGATAGGAAGAGAATGGACTGAAATAGAAATAAAGAAGACAAGAAAAGAAGACTATTTGGTTAAAGGAAGCAACAAAAAAATAAAGGCAAAATTAATTGAAGGCTGA
- a CDS encoding phosphomannomutase/phosphoglucomutase, with amino-acid sequence MKLNPSIFREYDVRGLVDRDLSPEIAELIAKGFAAFYFKHKGFSFGKPKFIVARDNRPSSESYAKAVISGLLSSGIEVIDVSVVPVPLFYFAIVHFKADGGIIVTGSHNPPEFNGFKMCIDRWPIFGKQIQEVKKLIEAKKFRKVKENSSIMQKDIIEPYLNELRNKFYYERKLKVVVDAGNGTAGIVAPRLLRSLGFEVVELYCEPDGTFPNHLPDPVVKEYVEELKSTVISENADVGIAFDGDADRIGVINEKGERIEADIVLLLLARQLLAKKPNSKILFEVKCSMALIEDIKAHKGIPVMYRTGHSYIKQKMQEEKIPLGGEMSGHTFFAYDYYGFDDAIYAACKLLELLSFSDKSLSEMLADVPKYFSTPEIRVNCADEKKFEAVEKLRKSFRKEKGVELIEIDGIRVQYSDGWGLMRASNTQPALILRFEAKTPERLEEIKDLFRQKLKELKGFEFDF; translated from the coding sequence ATGAAACTTAATCCTTCTATTTTCAGGGAGTATGACGTAAGGGGTTTGGTTGACAGGGACCTTTCCCCCGAAATTGCTGAATTGATTGCTAAAGGCTTTGCTGCCTTTTATTTCAAGCACAAAGGCTTTTCCTTTGGAAAGCCCAAGTTCATTGTTGCAAGGGACAACAGGCCGAGCTCTGAGTCTTATGCTAAAGCAGTAATTTCAGGCCTCCTTTCTTCCGGAATTGAGGTAATTGATGTTTCAGTTGTTCCTGTTCCACTCTTTTATTTTGCTATTGTACACTTCAAGGCTGATGGAGGAATAATAGTCACTGGCTCTCATAACCCGCCTGAATTCAACGGCTTTAAGATGTGTATTGACAGATGGCCCATATTTGGAAAGCAGATTCAGGAAGTGAAGAAGTTAATTGAAGCAAAGAAGTTCCGTAAAGTGAAAGAAAATTCTTCTATTATGCAGAAGGACATTATTGAGCCTTACTTGAATGAATTAAGGAACAAGTTTTATTATGAAAGGAAATTGAAGGTTGTTGTTGATGCAGGCAATGGAACAGCAGGAATTGTTGCCCCAAGGCTTCTTCGTTCATTAGGATTTGAGGTTGTAGAGCTTTACTGTGAGCCTGACGGCACTTTTCCTAATCACCTGCCTGACCCTGTAGTGAAAGAATATGTTGAGGAATTGAAGTCCACTGTAATAAGCGAGAATGCTGATGTAGGCATTGCTTTTGATGGTGATGCTGACAGGATTGGGGTCATAAATGAAAAAGGCGAGAGGATTGAGGCAGACATTGTGCTTTTGTTGCTTGCAAGGCAGCTCTTGGCAAAGAAGCCTAATTCAAAGATTTTGTTTGAAGTAAAATGCTCTATGGCCTTGATTGAAGACATTAAGGCCCACAAGGGGATTCCTGTAATGTACAGGACAGGTCATTCTTACATAAAGCAGAAGATGCAGGAGGAAAAGATTCCTTTGGGGGGTGAAATGTCTGGTCACACCTTTTTTGCTTATGATTATTACGGCTTTGACGATGCAATTTATGCTGCCTGCAAATTGCTTGAACTGCTTTCCTTTTCTGACAAGAGTTTAAGTGAAATGCTTGCTGATGTCCCCAAATATTTTTCTACTCCTGAGATAAGGGTGAATTGCGCTGACGAAAAAAAGTTTGAGGCAGTGGAAAAATTGAGGAAGTCTTTCAGGAAAGAGAAGGGAGTAGAATTAATTGAGATTGATGGAATCAGGGTTCAGTATTCTGACGGCTGGGGTTTAATGAGGGCTTCAAACACTCAGCCGGCCCTGATTTTAAGGTTTGAGGCAAAGACTCCTGAAAGGCTTGAGGAAATAAAGGACTTGTTCAGGCAGAAGCTGAAGGAATTAAAGGGATTTGAATTTGATTTTTAA
- the galT gene encoding galactose-1-phosphate uridylyltransferase produces MQAGNQSKNEFRKDYLLDEWVIIAANRAKRPSDLKEIEQRKEEDKKNYDPQCPFCPGNEAMTPPETYRAGGEKWGLRVFGNKFAAVSPETKAVKEKKDFYENITAFGYHELVVETPDHGQEFYDESPEQITELFKSFQKRTEAMKKKNGVKYVLCIKNYGRECGASLSHTHAQIITFPIIPHRIQHELDSAKEYYKKKKKCIYCEIIKKEIQTERRIFDKKHFAVIAPYASKWPYESLILTKKHYSSLQELNEEELRELGGTVKELFSKYSEIIKRPPFNFVLHQNLSKIPHYHFHIEVYPNVHKVWGGVEKGASIVLNEVPPEMAAGYLSGRTKDNI; encoded by the coding sequence ATGCAGGCAGGAAATCAAAGCAAAAATGAATTCCGCAAAGACTACTTATTGGACGAATGGGTTATAATTGCAGCCAACAGAGCTAAAAGGCCATCAGACCTGAAAGAAATAGAGCAAAGGAAAGAAGAAGACAAAAAGAATTATGATCCTCAATGCCCTTTCTGCCCAGGCAACGAAGCAATGACCCCGCCAGAAACATACAGGGCAGGAGGAGAAAAATGGGGCCTGAGGGTTTTCGGCAACAAGTTTGCAGCAGTAAGCCCAGAAACAAAAGCAGTAAAAGAAAAAAAAGACTTCTACGAAAACATTACTGCCTTCGGATACCATGAACTTGTAGTGGAAACACCAGACCACGGACAGGAATTCTACGATGAAAGCCCAGAACAGATAACAGAGCTCTTCAAGTCATTCCAGAAAAGGACAGAAGCAATGAAGAAAAAAAACGGGGTGAAATACGTTTTATGCATAAAGAATTACGGGAGGGAATGCGGAGCATCATTAAGCCACACCCACGCGCAAATAATAACCTTTCCAATAATCCCTCACAGAATACAGCACGAACTGGACTCAGCAAAAGAATATTATAAGAAAAAGAAGAAATGCATTTACTGCGAGATAATAAAAAAAGAAATTCAGACAGAAAGAAGAATTTTTGACAAAAAGCACTTTGCAGTAATTGCACCTTACGCCTCAAAATGGCCTTATGAGAGCCTTATACTCACCAAAAAACATTATTCCTCGCTGCAGGAATTGAATGAAGAGGAATTAAGGGAGTTGGGTGGCACAGTGAAGGAGTTGTTCAGCAAATACTCTGAAATAATTAAAAGGCCTCCATTCAATTTCGTTCTCCATCAGAATTTAAGCAAGATTCCGCACTACCACTTTCACATTGAAGTATACCCTAACGTGCACAAGGTTTGGGGAGGAGTGGAAAAAGGCGCAAGCATTGTATTGAACGAAGTGCCACCTGAAATGGCAGCAGGCTACCTGAGCGGCAGAACAAAAGACAATATTTAA
- a CDS encoding glycogen/starch synthase, translated as MNSKEELAVIEVSYEIGNKIGGIHTVLSSKAQKMRENLKEYLAIGPYYEKKAQVEFEEKKPDAKLQKIFTETERESGVKCYYGQWIAAGHTECILVDFSSLKGQANQIKKELWDSFKIDSYVSDDWFNEPIVWGRATGILIEKIIKHDYSNETKVIVHLHEWLSGAALLYLKEKKVKAKTVFTTHATVLGRTIAETKREDLYELIEEGFKEKKPAGNELAYNYGVQAKHLTEKACALNANVFSAVSEAVSKEAEFILGKKPDAILPNGLDMEQFPIMEDLSILHRQYRNRIRAFVEAYFSPYYNIEVENSLFYFIAGRYEFHNKGIDLFIDALGELNKKLKEEKTEKTIVAFVWIAADINSRNQTVMENLALYQMIEDALEQETPKVQRQIFEAIVQGKDLNKSALFEEEFLDNIKKIVLRFRSHRGQMPPICAFNVDERDDIIQSIKRNELLNREEDRVKVIFYPTYLSPADGLIGLNYYPAIIGSHLGVFPSYYEPWGYTPLETAALAVPSVTTDLAGFGQFIEETQKKKIKGAIEVLHRRGKTRKEETMELVHLMHSIFKMSKQERMDRKIAAKELASLADWSKLIHNYLHAYELALSK; from the coding sequence ATGAACTCCAAAGAAGAATTGGCTGTAATAGAGGTAAGCTATGAGATAGGAAACAAGATTGGAGGAATACACACAGTGCTCAGCAGCAAGGCCCAGAAGATGAGGGAAAACCTGAAAGAATACCTTGCAATTGGGCCATACTACGAAAAAAAAGCGCAAGTGGAATTCGAAGAAAAAAAGCCTGACGCAAAACTGCAGAAGATATTCACTGAAACAGAAAGAGAGTCAGGAGTGAAATGCTATTACGGGCAATGGATTGCAGCAGGCCACACGGAATGCATTCTTGTAGATTTCAGCTCTTTGAAAGGACAAGCAAACCAAATAAAAAAAGAATTATGGGACTCATTCAAAATAGACTCCTATGTTTCGGACGACTGGTTCAATGAACCCATTGTGTGGGGCAGGGCAACAGGAATACTCATAGAAAAAATCATCAAGCACGACTACTCTAATGAAACAAAAGTAATAGTGCACTTGCATGAATGGCTGAGCGGAGCAGCACTCCTTTACCTCAAAGAAAAAAAAGTCAAAGCAAAAACAGTATTCACAACCCACGCAACAGTCTTAGGAAGGACAATAGCAGAAACCAAAAGAGAAGACTTATACGAATTAATAGAAGAAGGCTTCAAGGAAAAAAAGCCTGCAGGAAACGAGCTGGCGTACAATTACGGAGTGCAAGCAAAGCATTTAACAGAAAAAGCCTGCGCCTTAAATGCGAACGTCTTCAGTGCAGTGAGCGAGGCAGTGTCAAAAGAAGCAGAATTCATTCTGGGAAAAAAGCCTGATGCAATTCTTCCAAACGGACTGGACATGGAGCAGTTCCCGATAATGGAAGACCTCTCCATACTACACAGGCAGTACAGGAACAGGATCAGGGCCTTTGTGGAAGCATACTTCAGCCCTTACTATAATATTGAAGTCGAAAACAGCTTATTCTACTTCATTGCAGGCAGATATGAATTCCACAACAAAGGCATTGACTTGTTTATTGACGCATTAGGGGAATTGAACAAGAAATTAAAAGAAGAGAAGACAGAGAAAACAATTGTTGCATTCGTATGGATTGCAGCAGACATTAATTCAAGAAACCAGACAGTAATGGAAAACCTGGCATTATATCAAATGATAGAAGACGCATTAGAACAAGAAACACCAAAAGTGCAAAGGCAGATATTTGAGGCAATAGTGCAAGGAAAAGACTTGAACAAGAGTGCTTTATTTGAAGAAGAATTTTTGGACAACATAAAGAAAATTGTTTTAAGGTTCAGGAGCCACAGAGGACAAATGCCCCCAATATGCGCATTCAATGTAGACGAAAGGGATGATATCATTCAGTCAATAAAAAGAAATGAGCTCCTTAACAGAGAGGAAGACAGGGTGAAAGTAATATTCTATCCAACCTACTTGAGCCCAGCAGACGGCCTGATAGGACTGAATTATTATCCCGCAATAATAGGCTCGCACTTGGGCGTATTCCCCTCATACTACGAGCCATGGGGTTACACCCCTTTAGAAACAGCTGCCCTCGCTGTGCCTTCAGTCACAACAGACTTAGCGGGGTTCGGTCAATTCATTGAAGAAACACAGAAAAAGAAAATCAAGGGGGCAATTGAAGTGCTTCACAGGAGAGGAAAGACAAGAAAAGAAGAAACAATGGAATTAGTGCACTTAATGCACTCCATCTTCAAGATGAGCAAGCAGGAGAGAATGGACAGAAAGATTGCAGCAAAAGAGCTTGCCTCGCTTGCAGACTGGAGCAAACTCATACACAATTACCTGCACGCATACGAATTAGCTTTAAGCAAATAA
- a CDS encoding winged helix-turn-helix domain-containing protein: protein MNSNEFFGSKAGIVWGALKDKKSMTVHDIGKATKLRAEHVYGALGWLAREGKIGINGNRFFLTE from the coding sequence ATGAATTCAAATGAATTTTTCGGCTCTAAGGCAGGAATTGTGTGGGGCGCCCTGAAAGACAAGAAGTCAATGACAGTGCACGACATAGGAAAGGCAACAAAGCTGAGGGCAGAGCACGTTTACGGCGCTTTAGGCTGGCTTGCAAGAGAAGGCAAGATAGGCATCAACGGCAACAGGTTCTTCCTGACAGAATAA